The genomic DNA GATTTTGTTGGGGTAAGAAACtgcaggtgtttttttgttgttgttgttgttgttgtgttttgtttgtttgtttgtttttaaacgaGCAGATGAGTCTCCACCATctgccttttctgtttttgttctagAAGTACAGGATTATTTTTCCTAAACGGTTTCCCTTTTATGACATTTGCTACAATTCAGTGTTTCATTCGCATAGAATCTTACCTAAATTTGTCAGTTTTAGTACTCACAGAGGTTAGCATGGTTAgcatcactctttttttttcccaatgtaACACAGGAGTTCATGAAAGCCACAGTGGATATGGCTGACCTGTTAGGTCTTCATCTGGTCATGTCCAGAAACGCTGGCAAGGGTGAATATAAGATCATGGTGGCAGCTATGGGTTGGGCAACAGCAGAACTTGTCATGTCAAGGTATTAGGACACATGCTTGCACCTTTCCACTACACTTAAAAGGTTTAAATGTATTAAACTTCACTTCTTAGTGGAGATACATGCCCTTTGACTATTTTTCTTCGTTATAAAAATTGAgtaaaaggacattttaatgcACACTAATATTGACCAGCAAGTTGTTGCTGGAAATCTACACTCACCAGCCACTTAATTAGAAAACCATCCCTTGTGGGGGCACTTTGTTGGTGTACAGTTAGAGACTATGGCCCAGCTGTTGCCATGTACAGTTTATGTCAGCAATCCTCTAGCCCCGCATCAGTTGCCAGTTTCTGAGAACAGAACTGCTGTTGGCTGGTTGTTTTTGATTGGCAGAAGACTCTCAGCCCAGCAGTGACACAAACATGTGTAAAAACCAAGGGACAAGGGACGTTTTTCTAATAAAGTGGCTAGTGAATGTAGATTTCCAGCAACAACTTGCTGGTCAATATTAGAAGAGAAATAGAACCCGATACTTTTGTATCATTGTGGCATCTATTACCACGTCAGTGTCAGTACCATGTTGAGAATGGTCTTCCACCCAAATAAAATTCGAATAGCATTGATCTGGGTATAACAATGGCCATTGGGTGCAGGTCTAGGGCAGGTGTTTCTAATGGTGAGTGTAAAATCATGGTTGCTCAGAATTTAGAttcataaaaacatttatttactgtaCCTTTTCTACAGGTGTATCCCTTTATGGGTGGGTGCACGGGGGATTGAGTTTGACTGGAAGTACATCCAGATGAGCTTTGACTCCAACATCAGTTTGGTAAGACACgctgctgtatgtgtgtccatTGTCCTGTTTGCACTCTTGTATAGTTAACATGGTAGTACGCAACATAGCAATGTCTGTGTCTGGCTGGGTTCGCATAGTATTTAGGAAATTTGTATTGCCTGTTGAAATTGATTGTAATCATTTTCACTTTACCTTCTTTGGGAACATTTTCagtctggggttttttgttttgttaaaagacattttattgtcattgtaatgCTTTTTCCATGTTGACGTAGGTGCATTACATTGCCATGGCAGCAGTAGTTTGGATGTTCACACGGTACGACCTGCCCAAAAGCTTCCGTCTGCCTGTCACAGTGCTGCTGGGGCTTTGTGTGTACAAAGCCTTTTTGATGGAGTGAGtatgtctccacacacacacacacaggtgatcCTGTGCACCAGTGCTATAACtcttaatggggggggggggggggggggggggggggcgttgttaTACGATTATTTATGTACACTTTTGAAAATCTGTCAAACCAGTCTTATTCTAGAAAAACATTCACATAATTTTATAATAAAAAGGAATATTGTTGTGCAATTTCTATGCCTGTAAAACATGCAGTTTGCATGTCTAGGACTCGCATAGCTTTTTAAAATTAAGTCTGCCCGGATTATGCCCTTGAATGTTACTAACCAatgaatgttaaatgttaaatttacCAAAAACTTGCATGTGTTAATCAGCTGATCTCAATTGTGTTCATAGTTCATTTTAAATGGCAAGCAAACATGACTTTTGACATTTAGGTGCACatgctgtttttgtcctctAGAGGTCACTGTTTCATATTGTAATGGTGTCATGGTTGTATCTCCAGATGGTAGTGCTGGTATAAAATCTCTTCTCTAGTGTTAGACACATTAAGAACAGTTGAATTCAGTAATACTCCAAAGCATAATTGGTGTCAGCATCTTAAAACTTGCAAGTTTTTGTCGTAGTCCATCATATGTAACACTAAAAGTACGACTCTTTAATGATGGTGATTTGAAAGGAAATGTTATGGGGTTGTTTTAAAGGACTTAAAATCATTGACAAATACTTTCCAGTAGCCTACCAGGAAACAATTATTTGGCATTGaattaaaaatttaatttttgtctgtttgcacTTGAATCCCCCTCATATGTATAAATCCTCTTCAACCGTCACATGATGGATCTCTCTGACCCTGTCCTTTTTGTCACCATTTTTTAGGCTATTCATCCACGTATTTCACTTGGGCAGCTGGACAGCTCTTTTAGTGAAGGCCGTACTCACTGGAGCCATCTCCCTCTGTTCACTTTTCCTGTTCgtcacacattttcacagcaaCTGAGGCTGTTCTGCACTGCAGATCTCAGCAGACAGTGGGCCCTTTCAGGTTTTACATACAGAAAACCCACTGTAGTACATGCAAGTCTTTGGGGCCAGATCAACCTATCCAGGCATCGTGGAATAACTTTTTGTGAgggtatttttgttgttgttttttttctagggGTCACAGATAGAATGggatatttaaaatgaaatagatACGGTGGTCTTGCTGGGCCATATTAGACTTGAGTCATtgggtcactgtgtgtgatcaACACTAAATGCCCCAACAGGTTTGAATTTATTCCTGTTATATTGAGGAAGAAAatctaaacatgtttttgtatcACAATGTtgcttctgatttttttttttttattgacttgCCTATGACTTTCAATAAACGCCCGTTTATATATTCCACACCAATGGACAGCATTGTTTTCACGTTCAAACGTGCTTACAGTCAGTCAACTCCATGAGGTTCTTTGAGCAGAAATCATAGCCCAGGGGCATAAATGCCTTTAGAGAAGTCAGCAGTGTTGTACATGACACAGCAAGACCACATAAGCTTAAACATGTCAACATTTATTTCACAACTGTCAGTTAACCATATCTTCGTGGACTTGAACAAGAGAGTTTTAAGTGTCAGTACATGAGATGCATTACATTATTGCTGTGTGAGCCATtgcctctttcatttcatttataataTAGACTAGTTTTATGttctaaataaatcaaataacttGCCTCAGTGATTTTTAATTTCAGGATACAGTTTTAGAGGCATAGTAGATTGCTTGAGGATAAACACTTGTCTATTCAGTCTTTACGGAGCACAGAGTCAGGGATATGAGAATTTCAACTGAgttcattgttttaaaaaaaaaacaaaaaaaactaagtTCTGTGCTTTCCTCTGAAGAAATCCTTTTAGGTCACATTTTTGCGCACTGACTTGCGTGTAATTTATCagtgagcagaaaaaaaatctcaattaAAGCACACCTTAGATCGTTTGCGAGTACACTGCGGCTACATAGGAGCAGTGATGTGTACACGGTATGCCGCGGTCTTTCATACACCTGCTTTAATAAACCAAATCTTGATACTCAGTTTTATAAGttcagtcaggtgtgttagagcaagAGAGATTCAAAATGTGCAAACAAGCGGGCCTCCATGAGAAAGGTCAGGGAAACAGTGACCACCACTGAGTTTTGCAACAAACCAGAGTGCTTTGCAACGTACAGAAATAATGTACAaatcatgtatgtgtgtttctgtgttccaCGACATGACGACGCACCCCTAGGCTTATCATTTGTCAAATATAATGCGTATTGTTATACTGTAAACCTTTGGACAGCTGTTgtaatttatatatgtatatactggCACGCATTTCTAATTGCATGCGTCGACAGTCTGATATTTCTTACAATTTGTAttacaaaagacagaaaatgtcttttaaacagACATTTGGGGATTTTTGATATCAGCTCTTAAGGTTGGTTATGTACCTTGTCGTGTACTGCTACTTCTGAAAAATTATACTGAGTTACGACTGCGAACTTAAGGCAGAAGTTGGGTTTGCTTTGATTAGGTAATAGGCGCAAAAAGGTAACCGTTATTCCCCTTAGAGAACACATATGTGCAACACCTCCATCCCTGACACTTCGTCATGGCACGTTCTGACAGGTATCTTGAGTACAATGGTCTTCCTCTGCCAACTGTTTCACATTCTGAAGCGAGCCTGAAATACTTCGAGACATTTCAAGTTCAAGACGATGATACCTTCGCCATTACTTATCCCAAGTCAGGTAAGTTCCAAAAGTTCCTTTTAGATAGTGATGTATCGCTCGCGaacgattcgttcattttgaactgaTCTTTTGTATGCCTCGGGAGTAACAAGTCGTCTGAATAATTCGTTCATTTTATTCCCTAGGCCACGCATGCGCGCTACTCAGGCTCAGCTTCGTTCACGAACGGGTCTTTCGGGTCCGTGTCTTCAGTTCACTTGTCACACAACTGCTACGCAGGCTCAGTGTTAGAATGAAGTATTCGTTCACGACTCACAACTATGGGTCTTCGGGCCTCagtctttcgttcattattcacGCGGTTACAGCAATAACAGGAccaatgctattattactggtgaggagGGCTTGCTAACTTAAGTTGGTCAACCAGAACAGTTCTGTAGCTAGCTGAGCTAGCTGTGTGCAATGTAGATACTGAATGggtgtttaatttgcctttccgtTGGAACGAGTTTATGCACTACGGGTCCTCAATGACTAGGTATGCTAAAGTTAATAGCTGTTATTGAATGAGGAGAGCgatattttttattgataaGCGCAGCGCTCTCGTACGGGCAATTGAACATATTGAACATGGTGCTCTTCggatatgtttatgtattttaattgttttcctttatctctcctttttatACCTCGTGTTTATTTGATAAACGGCGTTCAGAGTGAAAGGCAGAATCATGGTACGGGgaaacttgttttaactgtgcatatgacaataaacgttttgactttgacttttgaaTTAAGGTAAccagtcatttcaactgaataactcaatagggtgtggtccaaaaggttgcttaagagcttaatgaagtgaacttgtgtattatactttaccaagtgacgcaaaccatgttgctcttagtgtttcAGAACCGTGCTCTTGCtcttctgtcatcactcagatgacagctacatcGCCACACTAGTTTCAATGAacgaatgacttgaaaaaagattcgttcattttactgaacgagattcaaagatctgagacagtaaaaagatccgaacttcccatcactaTTTTGAGACCGGGTGTCGTGGGAGCTTAATTTGCAACGTTTGGGTATGAGCTCAAAGTTCTGATTCGTCCTGCCATAACGTGATAGTGATACAAGGCAATATCATTGGCTAAGttggctttttctcttttctggtGGTCAACTTTTACCACTGGTGTGCCTTCAGGCTACCAGATAGCCCTTTTTAGTTAAGTCGCAGCAATATCAGGTGACTTCCGTGAGAACTATGTTGTTCTTGATTTTTGATCAAATGcataatttgaatttaaaactgTGAACTGTAAATGTTTCTTTCAGCTGGTAAAAAGTTAATGAATACCTGTGCTCCCCAGGGCAGAGATATTAGTTACTACTTGATGCCATTAGTTAATGGTATTACTCATTAATTAATGGTATTCATGTTGATCTACTGTGTGTACTTAATGGTATTCATGGTGATCTACTGTGTGTAACCTACTTTTCAGGAACTACATGGATGCAAGAGATTCTCCCCTTAATTCTTAATGGGGGGGATCTCACCCCCGTGCAGACTATCCCAAACTGGGATAGAGTTCCCTGGCTTGAAGAGACACGTGCAGCCTTAGTCATGGACAAAATCCCTGCACCTCGAACTATGGTTTCCCACATGCCTTACCATCTAATGCCTGCTTCCTTCTTCTCCTCAAAAGCAAAGGTAAAATTCAAAATTTAGTAACAGTGAAGATCAGGCACATCTCAACACCCTTATACCGACATAATGACTTATTTATCATAAGCTTCTCAATCCATTCCTGTGGACTACCCCAATCCTTTCACTTTTATTTCAGTCTAAAGATGCTTTTATTTCAGCTAAAAATGCTCTGCTGACCATAGCAAAACACAGGCTAAATTatgtgttgtcattttgtgGAAAAACCCCACCCTATAAAGTCGTTAAGTCAGACTGAGTGGATTTTGCTATTCTCTCACCCTCAGGTCATTTATGTGACTCGAAATCCTAAAGACGTTGTGGtgtcttcattttatttccacCAAATGGCGAGTTTCTTGGACGACCCTGGAAGTTTTGATGAGTTTGTTGACAAGTTTCTTGCGGGGCAAGGTAAGCTCTACACATAACTGTTAGGGACAATATGATATTTGGAGTTTTTGGCATATTAAACCTACATACATTTGTTATTGCATACCCTAGTGCTGTTTGGGAAGTGGACAGACCATGTGAAGAGCTGGAGAAACACTGACATGAAAGAGAGGATTCTACACATTACCTATGAAGAAATGGTCCAGGTATAACAGTGGCACTGTACTCAATCCAAACCAAATTAAACATTTGTCAGTTTATGTTTTGTGACATCCAGTTACTGATGAAAGAGTCTAGTTGATCATTATGATGTTGATGAACATAATTAAGTTAGTGTGTTGAAAATATTTGCATGAAGaacactgttctttttcagtagttctttgtcttcttctgaaGGACCTACAGGGGGCTGTGCAGTGCATATCTCAGTTCCTTGGTCGAGAGCTGAGTGCAGAGACACTGGAGCATGTGGCtaatcactgctg from Chanos chanos chromosome 8, fChaCha1.1, whole genome shotgun sequence includes the following:
- the tmem147 gene encoding BOS complex subunit TMEM147 codes for the protein MTLFHFGNCFALAYFPYFITYKCSGLSEYNAFWRCVQAGATYLFVQLCKMLFLATFFPTWEGGAGVYDFVGEFMKATVDMADLLGLHLVMSRNAGKGEYKIMVAAMGWATAELVMSRCIPLWVGARGIEFDWKYIQMSFDSNISLVHYIAMAAVVWMFTRYDLPKSFRLPVTVLLGLCVYKAFLMELFIHVFHLGSWTALLVKAVLTGAISLCSLFLFVTHFHSN
- the LOC115818705 gene encoding sulfotransferase 2B1-like; translation: MARSDRYLEYNGLPLPTVSHSEASLKYFETFQVQDDDTFAITYPKSGTTWMQEILPLILNGGDLTPVQTIPNWDRVPWLEETRAALVMDKIPAPRTMVSHMPYHLMPASFFSSKAKVIYVTRNPKDVVVSSFYFHQMASFLDDPGSFDEFVDKFLAGQVLFGKWTDHVKSWRNTDMKERILHITYEEMVQDLQGAVQCISQFLGRELSAETLEHVANHCCFKNMKKNSMSNYSLVPQDIMDSKKSPFLRKGTAGDWKNHFSPVLEAKFTSAIREDMKGTNIELYWDDE